The following coding sequences lie in one Musa acuminata AAA Group cultivar baxijiao chromosome BXJ1-8, Cavendish_Baxijiao_AAA, whole genome shotgun sequence genomic window:
- the LOC135588942 gene encoding uncharacterized protein At5g39865-like, which produces MAESPYGFAISDYFSSFASNFKNPFPNLRSFSFHHHHHTRPSLRTLVNLFAEEPKRPKLVLYTTSLRGIRRTFEDCCAVRAILRGLRVAVDERDVSMDVSFRIELQSLLGKGRPLALPQVFIENRWLGGMEEIWQMNEAGELGRRLEGVAAQDPTFVCDGCGGARFVPCSYCHGSQKVFVEKEGRKRRCDECNENGLVRCLHCCS; this is translated from the coding sequence ATGGCCGAATCTCCCTACGGCTTCGCCATCTCGGATTACTTTTCCTCCTTCGCATCCAACTTTAAGAATCCCTTCCCCAATCTCAGGTCGTTCagcttccaccaccaccaccacactcGCCCCTCGTTGAGGACGCTCGTGAATCTCTTCGCTGAAGAACCGAAGCGCCCCAAGTTGGTTCTCTACACCACCTCGCTCCGCGGCATCCGCCGCACCTTCGAGGACTGCTGCGCCGTCCGCGCCATCCTCCGTGGCTTACGCGTCGCCGTCGACGAGCGCGACGTCTCCATGGACGTCTCGTTCCGCATCGAGCTGCAGTCCTTGCTGGGCAAGGGCCGGCCGTTGGCGCTGCCCCAGGTGTTCATAGAGAACCGGTGGCTCGGCGGGATGGAGGAGATCTGGCAGATGAACGAGGCCGGGGAACTAGGCCGGAGGCTCGAGGGCGTCGCCGCGCAGGACCCTACGTTTGTCTGCGACGGCTGCGGTGGGGCGCGCTTCGTGCCGTGCTCGTATTGCCATGGAAGCCAGAAGGTCTTCGTGGAGAAGGAGGGGAGGAAGCGGCGATGCGACGAGTGCAACGAGAATGGGTTGGTACGATGCCTTCACTGCTGTTCATGA